A stretch of the Equus caballus isolate H_3958 breed thoroughbred chromosome X, TB-T2T, whole genome shotgun sequence genome encodes the following:
- the SOWAHD gene encoding ankyrin repeat domain-containing protein SOWAHD, whose protein sequence is MAEPREAANPAPKASLAPTALSLRSAPQPRPSKVVTGSLGRYRGHAAAAASREPLFHGSLMLSGSGRRRGALRELLGLQGAAPAGWLSEERPEEQAPGGSSGPGGSGLCLEPREHAWILAAAEGRFEALQELLEAEPGLLLRGDPITGYTVLHWLAKHGRHEELILVHDFAQRQGLRLDVSVPGSGGLTPLHLAALQGHDMVIKVLVGALGADPTRRDHSGHRPCHYLRPDAPQSLRELSGAEDWETAGGSERINANNNSSGGAAWTLRRTPSAVGAAAVETTARTAAAPGKKDSTGSRMAQIHGLLRHVFPFFQDR, encoded by the coding sequence ATGGCCGAGCCCCGAGAGGCCGCGAACCCGGCGCCCAAGGCCTCCCTGGCACCGACCGCGCTGAGCCTGCGGAGCGCCCCGCAGCCCCGCCCCTCGAAAGTGGTCACCGGCAGCCTGGGCAGGTACCGGGGccacgccgccgccgccgcttccCGGGAGCCCCTCTTCCACGGTTCGCTTATGCTCTCGGGCTCGGGGCGCCGGCGGGGAGCGCTGCGGGAGCTACTGGGGCTGCAGGGGGCGGCTCCCGCCGGGTGGCTGTCGGAGGAGCGCCCAGAAGAGCAGGCCCCCGGCGGGTCGAGCGGACCGGGCGGCAGCGGGCTGTGCCTGGAGCCCCGGGAGCACGCGTGGATACTGGCAGCCGCCGAGGGCCGCTTTGAGGCGCTGCAGGAGCTGCTGGAAGCCGAGCCGGGGCTTCTGCTGCGGGGCGACCCGATCACGGGCTACACGGTGCTGCACTGGCTGGCCAAGCATGGGCGCCACGAGGAGCTCATCCTGGTGCACGACTTCGCCCAGCGCCAGGGGCTGCGGCTCGACGTGAGCGTCCCGGGGAGCGGCGGCCTCACGCCCCTGCACCTGGCAGCCCTGCAGGGCCATGACATGGTCATCAAGGTGCTGGTGGGCGCCTTGGGGGCTGACCCCACGCGTCGCGACCACAGCGGCCACCGGCCCTGTCACTACCTGCGGCCCGACGCGCCCCAGAGCCTGCGGGAGCTGTCGGGGGCCGAGGACTGGGAGACGGCGGGCGGCAGCGAGCGGATCAACGCCAACAACAACAGCAGCGGCGGCGCCGCGTGGACGCTGCGACGGACCCCGAGCGCGGTGGGCGCAGCGGCCGTGGAGACGACAGCGAGAACCGCGGCGGCGCCCGGCAAGAAGGACTCGACGGGCAGCCGCATGGCGCAAATTCATGGCCTTCTCCGCCACGTGTTCCCCTTTTTCCAGGACCGCTGA